A stretch of Sporohalobacter salinus DNA encodes these proteins:
- a CDS encoding cold shock domain-containing protein gives MILSGTVKWFDAKKGYGFIESEEGEDIFVHYSAIEEEGFKTLEDGQDVEFEIVEGDKGPQAENVVKI, from the coding sequence GTGATTTTATCAGGAACAGTTAAATGGTTTGATGCAAAAAAAGGTTATGGATTCATTGAGAGTGAAGAAGGAGAAGACATTTTTGTTCATTATTCTGCAATTGAAGAAGAAGGATTTAAAACTTTAGAAGATGGACAAGACGTAGAATTTGAGATTGTTGAAGGAGATAAAGGTCCCCAAGCTGAAAATGTAGTTAAAATATAA